The following are encoded together in the Verrucomicrobia bacterium CG1_02_43_26 genome:
- a CDS encoding replicative DNA helicase, with translation MNVDSFRVPPHSVDSEQALLACCIQEGGQESITACIENKIMPESFFKPAHQIVFQALLDLYKKGTPVDEVILCEHLRSKREYDTVGGNAYINEIVDRIDTPAHLPHYLKRVKELYILRRLIRISTRTIEEAYSEQEDMEMFLEGVEQQIFKISEDRITDSAKPIKEPLEDAVNQINFMLQNRGQLTGIPSGFLDLDKMTSGFKPQEMIVVAARPSMGKTSLALNMAEAALMPKASKREPTPTLMFSLEMSAEQLAMRLLCSYTHVDMQKLKDGFLSQESHKELAKGANLLKDLPLWIDDSGSLSILEMRAKARRVQAQKSLGLVIIDYLQLISGTDSRVPREQQISEISRGVKAMAKELNVPVIVLSQLNRDSEKERRQPRLSDLRESGSIEQDADLVLLLSRQKDADDEKERGLSVLPRDLIVAKQRNGPVGIVPLVFNKRFTRFENYIDDQPV, from the coding sequence ATTAATGTTGATAGTTTTAGGGTTCCACCTCATAGCGTGGACTCTGAACAAGCATTATTGGCCTGTTGCATTCAAGAGGGCGGCCAAGAAAGCATCACCGCCTGTATTGAAAACAAAATCATGCCGGAGTCGTTCTTTAAACCGGCTCACCAAATCGTATTTCAAGCCCTTCTAGACCTCTATAAAAAGGGTACGCCGGTTGATGAAGTCATTCTGTGCGAGCATCTACGCTCTAAGAGAGAATACGATACGGTCGGTGGCAATGCTTACATTAATGAAATCGTTGACCGTATTGATACCCCCGCGCACCTCCCCCACTATTTAAAACGAGTCAAAGAACTCTATATCCTACGCCGCCTCATTCGCATATCTACGCGTACCATCGAAGAGGCCTATTCAGAACAGGAAGACATGGAGATGTTTCTCGAGGGCGTAGAGCAGCAGATATTTAAAATAAGCGAAGATAGAATCACGGATTCCGCAAAGCCGATCAAAGAGCCTCTTGAAGACGCGGTCAACCAGATCAACTTCATGCTCCAAAATCGTGGTCAGCTAACGGGCATTCCTAGCGGCTTTCTCGATCTTGATAAAATGACTTCCGGTTTTAAACCTCAGGAAATGATCGTTGTCGCGGCAAGACCTTCCATGGGTAAAACCAGTTTAGCCCTTAACATGGCGGAAGCGGCTTTAATGCCAAAGGCTTCTAAGCGTGAGCCCACTCCTACCCTGATGTTTAGCCTCGAAATGAGCGCCGAACAGCTAGCAATGCGTTTGCTCTGCAGTTATACGCACGTCGATATGCAAAAGCTCAAGGATGGCTTTTTGTCCCAGGAATCCCATAAAGAACTCGCAAAGGGTGCCAACTTACTCAAGGATCTGCCTTTGTGGATCGATGATTCCGGCAGTTTGTCTATCTTAGAAATGCGTGCAAAGGCACGTCGCGTACAAGCTCAAAAATCCCTGGGGCTCGTGATCATTGATTACCTTCAGCTGATTTCAGGAACAGACTCTCGAGTCCCCCGCGAACAACAAATTTCAGAAATTTCAAGAGGAGTAAAAGCAATGGCAAAGGAGCTTAACGTTCCCGTCATTGTGCTCAGTCAGTTGAATCGTGATTCCGAAAAGGAGCGTCGGCAACCTCGTCTCTCCGATTTGCGTGAATCCGGTTCTATCGAACAAGATGCAGACTTGGTTTTATTATTATCTCGGCAGAAAGATGCTGATGATGAGAAAGAAAGAGGTCTCTCTGTCCTTCCTCGTGATTTAATTGTTGCCAAACAACGTAATGGACCTGTAGGTATTGTTCCTCTTGTTTTTAACAAACGCTTCACTCGTTTCGAAAATTACATAGACGATCAACCTGTTTAA